Genomic segment of Canis lupus dingo isolate Sandy chromosome 9, ASM325472v2, whole genome shotgun sequence:
TGAAAAAAATTAGCCACTGGTTGGACCTGCTTGAGAGAAggacagactaaaaaaaaaaaaaaaaaagagagagagagagagagaaggacagaccTACTCCTACAAGCCACTGTACCAGGGCAGGGTTTTGATTGTTACTTGTTATTAGGTCACCAGGATTATGAGGATCTATATGTATGAACAAAGCAGTGTTCTTTAGGAatgtaaagggagagagagctctCTTAGCAGAACCCAcaaaacataaatgcaaatttaagtgCCTTACAGTGAGTAACAGTGAGGAAAGTCATAGAATGAGGATgcattaaatgttttctttctgtaactTAACGAATCAAATTTAagtaaaacatataaacaaacacGGGTATGTCCAGGtaggttcagtcagttaagtgtctgccttcggctcaggtcatgattccggggtcctgggatccagcaccacatcaggctccctgattggCAGAGAgtctactccctctgcccctcctgctgctcatgttcatgctccctctctctcaaataaatatgtaaaatcttaaaaaacaaacactccaCTGTATACACCTTTTAGCAATGAGTCATCAGAAAACCCAAGTCTGACCCCTAGGGTGCAGCACCACTTCACACTACCCTTGGCTTGAACTATCACAACCAATTCATAATCAAGCAAGGGCAGTGGTAGTGACTGGAGGGTCTGGGTGCCATGAATCAACCTTCTTTGATTACCAAGTGTGTAAGAGATCAAgtcacaactgatgaatcaaAAAGCAGTGAGTTGTTAGCAaacatagtttatattttaaaaaatctctttaaagtaAAGCAATATCAATTGTTGATTAAAAGCGAGAGGTAAAGTGAAAAAGGAGCACTCCAGATCAAGCGCATTccaagaaacaaaccaaaaacaatttcatttttcaaaagaagtctGGCTTAAATATGGTACAACACAGTTGTATATTATGTATCTTATGGAAACAGTAATAGGCTTACCTTTTATGAATACTTATTAATATGCATTCACATGGATGAATCAATACAGCTCAACATGATAGAATTCACTTGACATAATATAATTAACACACCTCTTAACCTATCACAATATAGTCCTTTCAATACATTAGCCTGGTTTGAAAACCACATTCTGTTACCTTAATAATACTGTACAGTAGCATTATATAACCCTACTGCCAGGAGGGCAACATTTTCAACCAGCTCAGCCTCTGTTTAAAGTTTGCATATTCCCATGGGCTCAGCCTCTTGATAAATTTAATGTTGTCATCTCTCCACTGGTAAAAAGCAAACTCACTCCTGGAGATCGTCCATTTTCACCGGTCTGAGTCATTATGGGTTTTGTCCCCATCAGCTGCACTAGAATCTGGCACCCTTTCAAACCTAAAAGGGGACCTCTCTCTATTCCTGACCTTTACTTGGAATTTCCCACCTTGACAGAGAAGATGCCAGAATGAATTATATATGACATGTCTCACAACAGTGAATCTCAGTGCAAAGTCGGTGTTGACTTTACCTCCCGGGCAATCAATCACCCACAACAGATTCCCCCTTCCAATGTGCCCGGGTTCCCACTAGTCCAGCGGCAGGTGAGTGTAatgcttttgaaagaaaatgttaagccTGGGTTTTGAAAAGACCAAAGCAGGAGCTTTTAGAAAGATAAATCGGTGAAAACTGTCCCTTCGGCCTCTACCGTATTTATTCTCTTGGGCAGATACCAGGTGAGTCTCAACAGCCAGGTTCTATCCTGGAAAGTTTGCCCTCTTGGTGATGAAAAACCtacctgaatatttttttcacagtCTGTTTGCTGGTGAAGGGACAGCTCACTTTCCAGGACAAACTTCTTGCCACACTTATCACAAATCTGCATGCGCCTGTGGGTAACGTTCATGTGCTTCTCCAGGTACCAGCGAGTATTAAACACCCTGGGGCACTTCTCACAGGTCAGAGTCTCTTTCTCTTCACACTTAGCCTTCTGGACTGGTGCTTTAGGCTCCTTTGCGGCCCGCTTCTTCCGCTTAGGTGGCTCTACGCTCTTCCTACGTCCTCTTGTAGTCCTGGGAGTCGGGGAAGTGGTAGCCGCAGCCACGGAGCCggctctcctggttctccttTGTGTGACAATGGCCTTCTCCGctgtcttctccttcttcttctgccttccGTTCTCCCCATAGTCATTGCTGTCATCGGTGGCCTCTTCCTCactctcctcctcatcctcctcactGCTTGTCTTAAGAACAGGAGTCTCTTTGGACTGAGAAGAGACACCCTTTTCCCCTTTAGATACATTTAACGTTTGATTATTAAGGTTTACCTCCACTATGATCTGCTCCCTTTTGTAAGagacttcctcctcctcctcctcctcctcttctgtgtcATCAGAATTCTCCCGGTCTTCTTTAACAGCATGCACGTCAGACACTGCTCTTGTCTCCCTGAAATACGGCTGTTCCTCTGTTTCGTGGAGATGTGGTTTGCTCATCTTGGTGTCCACTAACACCGAATAAGGACTTCCCGATTCTCTTTTGTACACTTTGGTGGACAGGTCAAGTTCTTGGTTGGCACCATGATAAAAGGTAGATGGCACTTGACCGCGACGACTATCTTCTTGTGCCATTCCTGCTACATGCGCAGCACGGTTTTCAACCAGCTCTGGACAAGAACTGGCTGTGTGGCTCATGGGTAAGTGGCCCAATTAGTAAGCAGTTCAGACTATAGAGAAATAGCTTTCAAACAGGGTAATTATTACAACTCAAATCTCCCTccatccacaaaaaaaaaagcactcgAGTGAAGAAAAAGGTATTCCTGGAACCTGTGTGCAATTCTTCCAGTGTTGCAGCACCAAAGCAGAAGTCAAAAGGTTTGGTATTATGGCAAGAGCAGAGCACTAGTGATTTTTCTTTCGAGGAGAGCTGCGATTGACTTGGAGCATCTTATCTACAAAGAAAAGCGAAGAGGAGAAAAGGTCAGATACCATTATTTCCTTCCTACAGCCTATGCACGTACATCCTACAACACAGATGAAGATGACTGAATTATTTACAGAGATAATTCTTTATCCTGTTTCAGTGGTCCAGTGTGGGCTATTATTTTACTGGGCTACCagtttattaaactcaacatgtATTTTGTTAGAATGTAAATTCTAAGATAGCAGGAGTGATCATCTGTCCAGTGCAATGAGATATCCTTagagcttagcacagtgccaAGCACTTGGTAGGTATTCAGTATGTATCCAATGACAAAACAAATAGGTACGATTGCATGGCATCCATTATGCTAGATGCTATAGGACACATTGATACAGCAGAATATATCATCTCTGTCCACAGAAAATTTACAGTCTTGTCATAAGAACATGGgcagggatccctcggtggcacagcggtttggcgcctgcctttggcccagggcacgatcctggagacccgggatcgaatcccacgtcgggctcccggtgcatggagcctgcttctccctctgcctgtgtctctgcgcctctctctctctctctctctgtgactatcataaataaataaaaattaaaaaaaaaaaagaacatgggcaATATGTGAAACACACCACAGCTTGACGCTGGCTGGCTTGGTTTTCAACATTAGTCAGTACCATACCCACCACAGTTAGGGCTCAAAGAACTAAGCTGGCATAAGCTAGGCACTGTGGACCAGGGAAATAGGACAGCTGATTGACGTAATGACAGAAGAGGCAGAAAATGGCCTTACATAATGTCAAATCTCTGTATAGATGTTTATTATAGATATTACTGGTTTCAGGTTCATTAATTTCAAAGTTGGCCTTACATAATGTCAAATCTCTGTATAGATGTTTATTATAGATATTACTGGTTTCAGGTTCATTAATTTCAAAGTTGCTAAGTACTTCTAAGTTTGTTCCAGATGTACCTCACTAGATCCACTCGGCAGCTGGGGaatttttcatgtgtcagttgCACAGAAGTCTAAATTCTAAGAAACAGTAACCATCAGGTTGATATAgttccaagaaaaatgaaaccattcattaaaaaaaaaaaagagagagaaaggcacctAACCTGCCTTGTGACATGCCTCACATTGCCGTTTAGCCAACCACTTCATCCCTGGGTCATGACTATCCCTGCAAGCGCATACCTCGTccagccagcagaaggaaggacactagtatttactgagtgccttccATGTTCAACAGGCAAGGGTGCCTCTTCTTATTCCTACTTAGCAGCCACCACAAGACTTTGGGGTTGgcttttttcaaacattttttaaaaatttatttattcattagagacacagaagcagagacataggcagaggaagaagcaggctccttgcagggagcctgttgcaggacttgatcctggacccgggatcacaccctgagctgaaggcagatgttcagccactgagccacccaggtgtcctggggttggcttttaaactcattttcgatttttttttttttatcaaagtggtcactaaaaaaagaaaagcacacatAGTTGTCCAAGTTGCATACATGGCAAGGTTTGTAAGAAGAGTCCTCCACCTACTCCATCCTATCTGATCCCGTAGGTGAGAGACgtaaatgttcttttaaatgacaaaagcaggggcacctgggtggctcagtggttgagcatctgcctttggctcaggtcgtgatcctggggtcctgcgatccagtcccacctcaggctcccagccgggagcttgcttctccgtctgcctaatgtctctgcctctctctgtgtctcacatgagtaaataaaatctaaaagaaaaaataataaataaatgacaagcaGTGTTTGACCCAGGCTGTCTGCCTCCATGGCTCATAGTCTACTTCTACCAGGACAAATGACACTCCAAAAGAATTTAAACTTGGTTGTCCCTGTAACCAAATATCTTTTCGCACATATCAAAATTTCACACCTCATATTTTAAGTAGGAAGATCCTAGTAGCTTTTAGTTCTACTTAGCCTTATTTTGCCTATGCCAAAACTTCTGACCCATGGAACTAATCTAAACTACTGCAAATACCATTAAACTTACTCACATTAATTATCTCAAATTAAGCAAGGGAGGAGAGACAGTAAAATTCAATTAACCAGCAAAAGCTAGGAATTAAACAAAAAccaggaagacaaagaaaaataattgagggGAAATCCTCTGTGGTCATAATTAATATGTTCTTCCCAAAGACCTCTGGGCTCTCAGCCTTTTGGGCACGTGGCAGGACTGCATGTTCTGACCCTGTCCCCTCCTCTGTAGTTGGGTGGAGCCCCGGGACTACTTCTGGATGGTAGTACATCACGAGTAGAAGTGGCAAGCAGAAGGACAGGACATTTTCTAACTGATGAGACCTTCTAgactgctcttccctctgctccaggAACCACCAATCTTCAGGATGACAACTGCTATCACCCTGGGTCCCGGAGTGACTATAATGACCTACAGGATATGCAAAGTgcagtggattttatttttatttttcatttaattttacacAGAGTGTGTTTTTAAAACCTCTGATATCTTGCACTGGTTAGTACTCTAGAATCATGCACAATCTGGCCTTATCCTAGCTGATGCAGATGGAATCCAGGAGTGGGGTGCTGCTTCACCcccaaaaaactcaaatatatggCAAAGGCTTAGGAGCTGGTGAAAAGGGGCAAGGAAACAGTTACCGGAGGCTAAAGGGACAGCAACTCTTATTATGCAGTGGTGCAATTATCGGTGAGACTATCACCTATTTATCTCAGAAGATAGAGAACTCACAGCTCTAACAGGAAAATGGACTGTTAGGACAGTGTGTTGGCTACTAGTGGCTGTATCTGACAAATCATTACATGAAAAGGATGGATTCAGAAAAGGACTGATGCGTTTATAATCAGGATTAAAGAAGTTCAGAAAGTCAGTGACTTGGAGGGTTAGAAGAAgcagatagatgcttaataaaaacagagaaggtcTTGAGCTACAAATGCCAACTAGAATTCAGTCTTGAGGCAGAATCAAGGCAAAGATGTCCACAACCACTGATAAAACCTCCCAATGGACCAAGGCAGTACCCAGTAAAATAGCTTTTCTAAAAGAGACCAAGGAGGAGGTGCTTTCACCAAAGCAGTTTCTTGGTGTATTTTGCTACAAAGCCTATTTCTCTAGCGTGAAGTGGTTCGAATGCTATTAGTAGACGgggaaatcaaaaaaaaaaaaaaaaaaaaaaaagtagacggGGAAATCATGTCCGTGTAACACCAAAGTCCTGTTggttaaaaatgatattttcccCTGTAAGTTAATGTTTAAAGGGATCAAGAGAAAGCTTTCTCACAATGAACAAGATAGCCTTAGCAATATATGAAGACTTTAAGAAAAAAGCCGAACATCCTACTTCTTCTGTACTTTCCTTAATGCAAGTAGTGGCTGGGTCAGCTGCTTCATGAACCATTAAACTTTCCATGTTAAATCTGGTGAAGTTAAATATGTTTCCCCTCCTGtgtttaaaaaagttttgttttttaatattcatttatttatttgagagaaagagagagagcacaagcacaagcagggggaggggcagagggagagggaaaagcagactccctactgagcagtcTATTGTAAGCAAATGTCTTCAAGACCCTAATCTCAGAGGAGGAAACAGTCACCCAGGGGATTAAGTCTGTAAAGATTCAACTGATTGATACTGGGTGCATATGCCAATGGAGATTTAGTATActtatagtatatatttaatatgtttattatatttataattattgtttttattaatgtaCTGGTTACAGTGTTTCACAGATTTTGAATGCTCTGCCTCAATCTGATTTTTTCCATAAGCCCCCACTTATTTTAAtgtacaattttgttttttttgttttttttttgtttttttttaatgtacaatttTGAAGAATCCAGGAAGGCATATATGACATTATAGGAGAAATACCTATACTCAAAATTAAGTCAAGGGAGAAGTATGGGACCACTAAGACAGAGTTATGTAGCAAATTTAAGTATGATTAGGATCTTTTGTGGACGTGGCTAAGGCCCATGTTGCTGACTGGAAACTAATAAAAAGCCAATTAAGTTTTTGagagttgggatgcctgggtggctcagcagttgagcatctgcttttggctcaggacatgatcctggagtgctgggattgagtcccacatcgggcttcctacatggagcctgcttctgcctctgcctctctctgtgtctctcatgaataaataaataaatgaaatcttaaaagaaaaagtttttgaGAGTTATACTGCCAAAAAACCCCTCCAGACTGGGTTAAAAGAGACAGTTACTGTTCAAGACTTAAAATGGTCTCTGGGTTCTCAAGCGTCTATGGCAGGAAGCAGGATAGCTTGACCATTCCCCTAAGGGGGTATATTCTTCATTGTCCATTTCACATACAACCAAAGATGgtaataggaaaagaagaaaggagggaccAAGAGGATGAAGCTagggagcaaagaaaaaaacaagtgagcTATTCCTAACGAGCCTAACCAGGGTCTATTCAAGAACATTCCCCAACCCTGAAGAGGCCCTCTCAATGATTGCTCAGAGATTTCAGAATTTCCTACATATCTATTCCTCCCCCTTACAAATGGAAGGATTTTTATTATGCTGCCGGTAGTCACGACTGCGTTTTGTATGTGGGGGTAGGGACCATGtgtcagtttctttcatgagtcCGTGAGCCAAGAAAAACAACATCTGGATCCAACATCTGCACATCATCTACTTACCATCATCATACCCTGTGTCACTCAGAGATCCTGGACTTTGAGCTTCGTGCCATGACTGGATAGGCCCTTGGGTTCCCTACCTTGTGAAGGGAGTGAGTGTATTTTGCCTATGAGAAACAGCAGCCTGAGTGCCTGATGGACAAAAGGATGGTGCTGTTTATCAAGTACTTCCAGCTGTCTCTCTGGTGAAGGCAGTGGTATCTTCCCTGCCTCTACCATAGTCATGCGGGAATACCTGACTGGTTCTAGCCATGATGCTGTGAAATAAGAGATGTACATCAGCTCTGAGCTATTGTATTTCATTGCTAATGAAAGACCCTCCAGACCTCTTTTCTTAGGCATGGTAACCAGTAATGTACAAGAACATGGTTGTTCCATCAACCTGCATCATTGAGTGATATGAACAGAGCTCCCCTGCTGATTTATCACGGCCATGTAGTGAGAAAGCCTTCACTGATTTAAGCTGAGACTGGGGAgtgatttgttatggcagcatAACCTAGCTAATATAGTTCTTCATGAATATGTACGTGTATACATATTACACGTATCCGCTATCCCAGTCCTCAGCTAGATAGCATGAacagaaaaattaagtcaaaagTTAAACAATCAGAAAGACAAAGGGCTTAAATTCACAGGGGAGTTCTCTACTTAGTTAGAAAATAAgaccattcttttaaaaaaataagtgctttattctattttaaatgatgtGTACATACATGCATTCCCATATGAACCTGACACTGGTATCTAAGGGAAATTCACAAACATCAATAAACCACACAATCAcaagagaagatgtggtctaacTGTTCACTTTGAAACACACATGAGCTTTCTGcacacattttacttttcttcactCAATTTTGGCACCTTTTATCTTATCTCAGTTTTGATGATAatcttcctttattctctttccagAAGGTTTAAACTATCTCCTAAGAGCATAATCGAGTAACCTTTACAAAACCAAAAGCACATTAGGGAAATTAGAACATTCCATGTTTCATTATCCAACTCTTAATGTGTATGCTCAGTTCTAACTTACTCATTACATATAATcttaacttcattttttagaatACTCTCTAGGTGAATACACTGAGCTCTAAGAACCTGAAAGCAGACAGAAGCAGCAAATAAGAAATAGCCCTCATTGATATTTAAAGCTGTTTAAATTC
This window contains:
- the ZNF652 gene encoding zinc finger protein 652 isoform X2 — encoded protein: MSHTASSCPELVENRAAHVAGMAQEDSRRGQVPSTFYHGANQELDLSTKVYKRESGSPYSVLVDTKMSKPHLHETEEQPYFRETRAVSDVHAVKEDRENSDDTEEEEEEEEEVSYKREQIIVEVNLNNQTLNVSKGEKGVSSQSKETPVLKTSSEEDEEESEEEATDDSNDYGENGRQKKKEKTAEKAIVTQRRTRRAGSVAAATTSPTPRTTRGRRKSVEPPKRKKRAAKEPKAPVQKAKCEEKETLTCEKCPRVFNTRWYLEKHMNVTHRRMQICDKCGKKFVLESELSLHQQTDCEKNIQCVSCNKSFKKLWSLHEHIKIVHGYAEKKFSCEICEKKFYTMAHVRKHMVAHTKDMPFTCETCGKSFKRSMSLKVHSLQHSGEKPFRCENCDERFQYKYQLRSHMSIHIGHKQFMCQWCGKDFNMKQYFDEHMKTHTVTEREREREAEREAGSMHREPDVGFDPRSPGSRPRPKAGAKLLCHPGIPPDTILSAFLVFSIYHNHLLL